A window of Actinomadura viridis genomic DNA:
GGTGGCGGTAGAGCGGGGCGTCGCCGGCGAGCGTCCCGGCCGGGGTGATGATGGTGCGGGAGACGGCCCACCACACCGCCCGGTGCGGCAGCGCGCCGCTGAGCGCGTAGTCGTGGACGGCCAGCCGCCCCAGGGGCGGTGCGAGCATGGCGCGGAGCGAGCGCAGGACGGTGTCCGGGGACGCGACGTTGCGGAGCAGGAACGCGGCGAACGCGGCGTCGAAGGGCCCCTCGACGCCCGCCTCGGCCATCTTCTCGGCGGGCGCGTGCACGAACCGCACGTTCGGGGGCCAGCGTTTGGCGGCGGCGCGTTCCAGCATGCCCGCCGAGGCGTCCACCGCGGTGATCTCCGCGTGCGGGGCGATCCGGACCAGCGCGGCCGTCGAGGCGCCGGTGCCGCAGCCGAGGTCCAGCAGCCGCAGTCCCGCGCCGCCGCCGGGCAGGCCCAGGCGGCGGGCGGACCGGCGCAGCGCGGCATGGTAGCCGGGGGCGGCCCCGACGAGCCGGTCGTAGCTGCGCGCGCCGCGGTCGAACGCGGCGGCGAGTTCCTGGTCGCGTAGCAGGCTCAAGGTCTCTCCTCGCTGGGGGAGGTGGATTCGGAAGCGGCCGGGCGGCCGGGCGCGGCCGGGACGTTCCTGCGCGGCAGCAGCGGCAGTTCCGCCACGGTACGCAGCATCGGGACGATCGGGGTGCGCAGCCCGATCGCGATGTCCTCCCCCAGGCGGGTGTCACCGTCGAGGAAGCGCAGCAGCCGCTCCGCCGGCGTCGTCCGGAAGAGCCCGGTGAAGAACTCGGTGCCGTCCGCCCGGCCCCGGTCCAGCAGCCTCAGCATGACCGCGTCCATCGCCCGCGCCCGCGGGGAGTACGGGGGCGGCGGCGCGGGCACGTCCCCGCGCTCGTAGGCGGCGGCGATGGCCCGGCTCTGCCGCTGCACCGCCGCGAACGTGTACCCGGTGGACGGGCGGGTCGCGCCCCCGGCCGTGCCGATCCGGAAGACCGAACGCCCGGCCCGCCGCGGGAACACCGCGTCGGTCATGGGGATCACGCCCTGCTCGTGGCCGCGCACCTCCAGCGGGCCGATGCCGAGCACCTTGCGCGTGTAGTGCAGCAGCGCCTCCTCGTAGGCGCCCTGGCTCAGCGGCTTCGGGGAGAACTCCGTGTACTCGATGAGGGCGTCCCTGGGGCCGAACGGCAGCACGTAACCGAACGAGAGGCCGCGCGGCGGCTGGGGCGTCCGGAAGTCCATCAGCGACACGACCTCGGGGTCGAACGCGGGGAACGCCGTCCGCACGAACCAGCCCCGGAAGTGCTGCAGCAGCGTGCTGCGGGCCCGCGGCAGCTCGCGCGGCGGGCGCGAGTCGTACACCCAGCGGGCGCGCAGCCTCAGCCGCCGTCCCCCCGCCGCCGTGCCGTCCACCTCGGCCCCGCCGGGCAGGTCCCGTACCGCGTGGACGTCGGCGCGCACCGTGCGCACCCCAGGCAGACCGGACAGGCCGCGCTCCACCAGCTCCTCGAAGGCGCTCGAGCGGAGCATCTTGTAGCGGAACGGGGAGATGCCCTTCACCACCGCGTCGCCGTCCCTGCCGACCACCCGCAGGCGGTCCCAGGACGCCACGACGGCCTCCTCGTACTCGCTCTCGCCCTTCTCCCAGAAACACCAGGTGCGTTCGGGCGGGCGCAGCGACTCGTCGAGGGCCTCCACCAGGGTCACCGTGGGCGCCTCCCCCCGCCGTCCCGGCGGCCCCGTCCTGGCGAGGTGGTGCGCCAGCGACAGCCCGGCGGCACCGGCACCGATGATGACGACGTCCGAATCGAACCCCTGCGACTCGTCCCCGTGCGACTCGACCCTGTGCGACTCGACCATGCCCCCGCGTCCCACCCCCGCGCTCCCGGATCCGCACGCTCGGGCGAGGCGCGCTCGCCGGGCTGCACCCCAACATCTATCCCAATCCGCGCGTCCCTAACGGCCGGCGACCCGCGTGTGATCCAGCCGAGGCCGGACGGGCGTCCGGCGCGGGAGACGCCGGAACCGCCACCGATCGATTACTCTCCGTGGTCATGGCTGGATCGTCCATGGCCGACACCGGCCCCCCGCCGCTGCGGTGGGTCTCCCTGGCCGCGATCTGCACGGCCGCGGGCATGGTCTGGCTCGCCTTCGGCGATCTGGGCGTGGCCCTCCCCGTCATCGCCGACGAGTTCACCACCTCGCTGTCGACGCTCCAGTGGGCGAACAACGCCTTCAGCCTCGTCACCGGAGCGCTCGTGATCGCCGCCGGCCGGTTCGGGGACATCTTCGGGCGGCGCCGGATGCTGGTGCTGGGCCTGGTGCTGCTGGCCGCGTTCTCCGTCCTGGCCGCGCTCGCGCCCGGCGCCGGATGGCTGGTCGTCGGCCGCGGGCTCATGGGCGTCGGCGCCGCCCTGATCCTGCCCGCCTCGCTCGCCCTCATCCCGCCCGAGTTCTCGGGCCGGGCGGAGATCACCGCGTTCGGCATCTGGCAGGCGGTGGCGTGGGGAGGGCTGTCCATCGGCCCCGCGATCAGCGGGGGCGTCACCGAGGCGCTGGGCTGGCGCTGGCTGTTCTGGATCAACCTGCCGCTCGCCGCCGTCACGCTCGTGGCCGTCCGGCTCACCACCCGGGAGTCGCGCGACCCCGGCGCGTCCCGCCGCGTCGACTGGCTGGGCCTGGCCTGCATCGGAGCGGCGGTGTTCGCGCTCCTGTACGCGCTGACCGAAGGCCCCGCCGCGGGATGGACGGACCCGGTCGTGGTCGGGCTGTTCGCGGCCACCGTGGTGTTCGCGGTCGCGTGGTTCCATGTCGAACGCCGCGCCCGCGATCCGCTCGTCGACCTGCGGCTGTTCCGGCGGCGGACCTACGACGGGGCGCTCACGGCCAACCTGACGATGAACCTCGCGTTCTCCGGCATGAGCTTCCTCCTCGTCCTGTGGCTGGAGAACACCCGCGGCTACAGCCCGGTGGAGGCGGGCCTGCTCATGCTCCCCGCCACGTTCGGTGTCTTCGCGTTCATCCCGCTCGGGGGACGGATGGACGCCCGGCGCGGCGGCCGGCCGCCCGCGGTGGGCGGGCTCGTCGTGGCGGCCGCCGGCCTGTTCCTGCTCGGCTTCCTCGGTACGGAGACCCGCGTGTGGTTCCCGGTCGCCCTCTTCATCATCGGGCTCGGCCTGGGGCTGGTGAGCACGCCCGTCGCCAACACGGCCGTCGGGGACGTCCCCCGCGACCTCGCCGGGACCGCCGCGGGCGTCTTCAAGATGTCCAGCATGCTCGGTGGCGCGCTCGGGGTCGCCGTCCTCACCGCCTTCGCCCGCGGGCTCACCGAGAACGCGGCGGCCGGGGCGGTGGCCCGGTCCGGGCTCACCTCCGCGGAGATCGCCCAGGCCCGGGAGGCGCTGGTGAACTCCTCCTCCTTCAAGGACGCCCTCGCGTCACTGCCGCCCGATCTCAGGGCCGCCGTCGTCCGGGCGGTCACCGACGCGTTCGACACGGGCGTCGCCCGCACCATGGTCGCCACCGCGATCCTCACCCTCGCCGCGACCGTGCTCGCCTTCTTCCTGTGGCCGCGCGGGGTGGAGAAGCCCACGCCGGAATGAGGACGCGCGATCCGGGCCACCGCCCGGATCGCGCGCCGGGACCGTCAGAACGGGGTCAGGGTGATGGCGGCGGAACGCGGAGAACCGTCATGGACCAGGGACTCGAACCCGCCCACGTCGTCGAACGGGAAGCCGTAGGCCCGGCCGTCGGCCATGTGCTCGTGGATAGTCCGCGAGTAGTGATTGGCGATGTCGCGCGTGTAGAACCCGGCCGGGTCGTAGGTCGGCTGGGTGTGCAGGTAACCCAGCG
This region includes:
- a CDS encoding MFS transporter, translating into MAGSSMADTGPPPLRWVSLAAICTAAGMVWLAFGDLGVALPVIADEFTTSLSTLQWANNAFSLVTGALVIAAGRFGDIFGRRRMLVLGLVLLAAFSVLAALAPGAGWLVVGRGLMGVGAALILPASLALIPPEFSGRAEITAFGIWQAVAWGGLSIGPAISGGVTEALGWRWLFWINLPLAAVTLVAVRLTTRESRDPGASRRVDWLGLACIGAAVFALLYALTEGPAAGWTDPVVVGLFAATVVFAVAWFHVERRARDPLVDLRLFRRRTYDGALTANLTMNLAFSGMSFLLVLWLENTRGYSPVEAGLLMLPATFGVFAFIPLGGRMDARRGGRPPAVGGLVVAAAGLFLLGFLGTETRVWFPVALFIIGLGLGLVSTPVANTAVGDVPRDLAGTAAGVFKMSSMLGGALGVAVLTAFARGLTENAAAGAVARSGLTSAEIAQAREALVNSSSFKDALASLPPDLRAAVVRAVTDAFDTGVARTMVATAILTLAATVLAFFLWPRGVEKPTPE
- a CDS encoding methyltransferase domain-containing protein, with protein sequence MSLLRDQELAAAFDRGARSYDRLVGAAPGYHAALRRSARRLGLPGGGAGLRLLDLGCGTGASTAALVRIAPHAEITAVDASAGMLERAAAKRWPPNVRFVHAPAEKMAEAGVEGPFDAAFAAFLLRNVASPDTVLRSLRAMLAPPLGRLAVHDYALSGALPHRAVWWAVSRTIITPAGTLAGDAPLYRHLRRSVADFDTAPALGARLARAGFRDTRVLPMPGWHAGIIHTVVGRVAVDGGATAPEAGRP
- a CDS encoding lycopene cyclase family protein, encoding MVESHRVESHGDESQGFDSDVVIIGAGAAGLSLAHHLARTGPPGRRGEAPTVTLVEALDESLRPPERTWCFWEKGESEYEEAVVASWDRLRVVGRDGDAVVKGISPFRYKMLRSSAFEELVERGLSGLPGVRTVRADVHAVRDLPGGAEVDGTAAGGRRLRLRARWVYDSRPPRELPRARSTLLQHFRGWFVRTAFPAFDPEVVSLMDFRTPQPPRGLSFGYVLPFGPRDALIEYTEFSPKPLSQGAYEEALLHYTRKVLGIGPLEVRGHEQGVIPMTDAVFPRRAGRSVFRIGTAGGATRPSTGYTFAAVQRQSRAIAAAYERGDVPAPPPPYSPRARAMDAVMLRLLDRGRADGTEFFTGLFRTTPAERLLRFLDGDTRLGEDIAIGLRTPIVPMLRTVAELPLLPRRNVPAAPGRPAASESTSPSEERP